One Nocardia iowensis DNA window includes the following coding sequences:
- a CDS encoding C40 family peptidase gives MAFPSLPAAPPPVFDPDVVARLAPAALPVMSAALPMITDALRGLGGADQTGSDAAASGGISPEARRAIDVLQEIEALYGEGATVPAASEPGTFAASAAGAGSTLGAYQRAELFQRNAAGAFSGLDAELSGYLTKLAKDNGVSAAALGRIRQEVFARIRAIGPAAITREGKQEIDRTVMHALQQAHAVVGSSQAKSAEIAGVVNGLANRYLGGLIMGSAGANAAGLIAKDAAMAQQGKKYVFATSGPGTFDCSGLTKFAAARAGIKLPHNAEAQYQTTKKIDPNPRNLRPGDLIFPSSAVKSDGRQGHVMLYIGNNQVVHATGGRGVVIDQLPRNYRASRWAA, from the coding sequence TTGGCGTTCCCATCCCTGCCCGCCGCGCCGCCGCCCGTGTTCGATCCGGATGTCGTCGCCCGGCTGGCACCGGCCGCCCTGCCCGTCATGTCGGCGGCGCTACCGATGATTACCGATGCACTGAGGGGTCTCGGCGGCGCCGATCAGACCGGCTCGGACGCCGCCGCCAGCGGCGGCATATCACCCGAAGCGCGGCGCGCAATCGATGTGCTGCAGGAAATTGAGGCGCTGTACGGCGAAGGTGCCACGGTGCCCGCCGCATCCGAACCAGGCACTTTCGCAGCGTCAGCGGCCGGAGCCGGCAGCACGCTCGGCGCATACCAGCGGGCCGAGCTCTTTCAACGCAATGCCGCGGGCGCGTTCAGCGGGCTCGACGCTGAACTCAGCGGCTACTTGACCAAGCTCGCGAAGGACAACGGCGTCAGCGCCGCCGCGCTCGGCCGAATAAGGCAGGAGGTCTTTGCTCGCATCCGAGCGATCGGTCCGGCCGCGATAACCAGGGAAGGCAAGCAGGAGATCGACCGCACCGTCATGCACGCGCTGCAACAAGCCCATGCCGTGGTGGGGAGCAGTCAGGCGAAAAGCGCCGAAATCGCCGGTGTAGTCAACGGACTCGCCAATCGCTATCTCGGCGGACTGATCATGGGCTCGGCTGGGGCGAATGCGGCGGGGCTGATTGCGAAAGACGCCGCTATGGCCCAGCAGGGTAAAAAATATGTGTTCGCCACCTCGGGACCGGGCACCTTCGACTGCTCAGGATTGACCAAGTTCGCGGCGGCCAGGGCAGGGATCAAGCTCCCGCACAATGCGGAGGCGCAGTACCAGACGACGAAGAAGATCGACCCGAACCCGCGGAATCTTCGTCCCGGCGACTTGATTTTTCCATCGTCCGCAGTGAAGTCGGACGGGCGTCAGGGGCACGTGATGCTGTACATCGGAAACAATCAGGTCGTGCACGCAACCGGCGGAAGGGGTGTAGTCATCGACCAACTACCGAGAAACTATCGTGCCAGCCGGTGGGCCGCATGA
- a CDS encoding C40 family peptidase has translation MSAELTDGVQGVLRALVGLYGTGSPVSGQSLALSRDAVGELRTPNGSTAAFYAEARGNHAAVAESQTGRDGLVHKLVAGAADGTMTGRSALTRHIADFQDRLRALAAIPDSRFSGPALLDAARMAVANATKQVNADSESARQRAAQIIPPAPARARRRPPRRLRGRGQPRSISGGKGRRPRRATRPSDGTVGGEAVRAAEKELGTPYVWGGGALMGASLGGFDCSGLTRYAIAQATNGEVVLPRTTYEQIHSGVRVHPQDAQPGDLVFPRDSFSARGPEHVQLAAGGGRVIEAPYTGSYVKYSDMPRNAVVVRVL, from the coding sequence ATGTCAGCCGAGTTGACCGACGGCGTCCAGGGCGTGCTGCGCGCTCTGGTCGGCCTTTATGGGACAGGCAGTCCGGTAAGCGGGCAATCGCTGGCACTCAGTCGCGACGCCGTTGGCGAATTGCGCACACCCAATGGCTCGACGGCGGCCTTCTACGCCGAGGCCCGAGGCAACCACGCCGCAGTCGCCGAATCACAAACGGGCCGAGACGGTCTGGTGCACAAGCTCGTCGCCGGGGCGGCCGACGGGACTATGACCGGACGTAGCGCCCTCACCCGGCACATCGCCGATTTCCAGGATCGGCTTCGGGCACTTGCGGCCATACCGGACAGCCGCTTCAGCGGACCGGCGTTGCTCGACGCCGCCCGTATGGCTGTCGCGAACGCGACCAAGCAGGTCAACGCCGACTCCGAATCGGCGCGACAGCGTGCAGCCCAGATTATTCCGCCCGCGCCGGCGCGGGCACGCCGTCGCCCACCACGGCGGCTGCGGGGCCGCGGCCAACCGAGATCGATCTCAGGCGGCAAAGGCCGGCGCCCCCGCCGCGCCACACGTCCCTCGGATGGGACAGTCGGCGGCGAAGCAGTCCGCGCAGCAGAGAAAGAGCTCGGTACACCATACGTTTGGGGCGGCGGCGCCCTGATGGGGGCCTCACTCGGCGGCTTCGACTGTTCGGGACTGACTCGGTACGCAATCGCTCAGGCCACAAATGGTGAGGTAGTGCTGCCGCGCACGACTTATGAGCAGATACACAGTGGGGTCCGAGTGCACCCCCAGGATGCGCAGCCCGGCGACCTGGTTTTCCCTCGTGACTCGTTCAGTGCCCGTGGGCCCGAACACGTCCAGCTCGCGGCCGGCGGCGGGCGAGTCATCGAAGCGCCGTATACCGGGTCCTATGTCAAATATTCGGATATGCCCAGGAACGCCGTTGTGGTGCGGGTGCTGTAG
- the eccA gene encoding type VII secretion AAA-ATPase EccA — protein MSAAEDAFYTGVQCLGLVAGGVRNQEHAAAAFKAATDLDPDMCDAWLGRAMAGEITAEVIYGAYRSVHNLYRDQQRAGLVDRALWCQAEVGMYGLRLPMADRDQIAIAQACAYAEAGEWREAAAILDETRGDETVDFVRMTLYFRSGRWPDVIAERSVKPVLEDGLLDIAAELMAAQSLAHLGRFGEALPRAQRIVEEASSGNLSYIWADAHFLLGMVLRHTGDHDAGTKVLAGLQGSALWQERPEWQRAVRDRDYRLEVTTPEVIASRTDEWDPKSGDDPAEVLASSAREERQLLLAEASDLLNAQIGMDSVKEQVERLKSGVQMDQVRARRGLAVDAKAQHLIFSGPPGTGKTTVARVIAKIFAGLGVVENAEVVEATRKDLVGTHLGHTAPKTNALVDSALGGVLFVDEAYTLIQEGLSGGDAFGKEAVDTLLARMENDRDKLVVIIAGYEDEIDRFLRSNDGLSSRFTKRIRFPGYDTDELVRIADHIARKKDSILSEQAREVLRDRCDELAKQSSHGRRLIDLAGNGRFVRNVVEAAEAERDYRVTKDNSDVSLLTDEELMTIDAFDITAALAGLAQTTSG, from the coding sequence GTGTCAGCGGCCGAGGACGCGTTCTACACGGGAGTGCAATGTTTGGGCCTCGTCGCCGGAGGCGTGCGGAATCAGGAGCATGCGGCGGCGGCGTTCAAGGCGGCGACGGACCTGGACCCGGACATGTGCGACGCCTGGTTGGGTCGTGCTATGGCGGGCGAGATAACCGCCGAGGTGATCTATGGGGCGTATCGCTCGGTGCACAACCTCTATCGAGATCAGCAGCGTGCCGGTCTGGTTGATCGTGCGCTGTGGTGTCAGGCAGAGGTCGGCATGTACGGGCTGCGGCTGCCGATGGCGGATCGCGATCAGATCGCGATCGCGCAGGCCTGCGCCTACGCGGAGGCCGGTGAATGGCGTGAGGCCGCGGCGATTCTGGACGAGACGCGTGGCGACGAAACGGTCGATTTCGTCCGGATGACTCTGTATTTCAGGTCCGGGAGGTGGCCGGACGTGATCGCCGAGAGGTCCGTGAAACCGGTGCTGGAGGACGGCCTACTCGATATCGCGGCCGAGTTGATGGCCGCTCAATCCCTCGCGCACCTGGGGCGTTTCGGCGAAGCGCTGCCGCGCGCGCAGCGCATCGTCGAGGAGGCATCGTCGGGCAACCTTTCCTACATTTGGGCGGATGCGCACTTTCTACTGGGAATGGTGCTGCGGCACACAGGTGATCACGACGCTGGGACCAAGGTGCTCGCCGGGCTGCAGGGCTCGGCGCTGTGGCAGGAGCGGCCTGAATGGCAGCGAGCGGTGCGGGATCGAGACTATCGGCTAGAGGTCACCACCCCGGAGGTCATCGCCTCTCGGACCGACGAGTGGGATCCGAAGTCCGGTGACGATCCGGCCGAGGTGCTCGCATCATCCGCCCGCGAAGAGCGGCAACTGTTGCTGGCGGAGGCTTCTGACCTACTGAACGCGCAGATCGGCATGGACTCGGTGAAAGAGCAAGTGGAACGGCTGAAGTCAGGCGTGCAGATGGACCAGGTGCGCGCCCGGCGCGGTCTCGCGGTGGACGCGAAGGCGCAGCATCTCATCTTTTCCGGTCCGCCGGGCACCGGGAAGACCACTGTCGCAAGGGTGATCGCCAAGATCTTCGCCGGCTTGGGTGTGGTGGAGAACGCGGAGGTGGTCGAGGCGACCCGCAAAGATTTGGTGGGTACTCATCTGGGGCACACCGCGCCGAAGACCAATGCGCTCGTCGACTCCGCGCTTGGCGGAGTGTTGTTCGTCGATGAGGCGTACACCCTGATCCAGGAAGGATTGTCCGGCGGAGACGCCTTCGGAAAGGAGGCCGTCGACACCCTGCTGGCCCGGATGGAGAACGATCGGGACAAGCTGGTGGTGATCATCGCAGGCTATGAGGACGAGATCGACCGCTTCCTCCGCTCCAATGACGGGTTGTCCTCCCGCTTCACCAAGCGGATAAGGTTCCCCGGCTACGACACCGACGAATTGGTACGTATTGCGGATCATATCGCCCGCAAGAAGGATTCGATCCTGTCCGAACAGGCGCGGGAAGTTCTTCGGGACAGATGCGACGAACTGGCCAAGCAGTCGAGCCATGGCAGGCGGCTGATCGACCTGGCAGGCAACGGGCGGTTCGTGCGCAACGTTGTCGAGGCGGCCGAGGCGGAACGCGACTATCGAGTCACCAAGGACAATTCGGACGTATCGCTGCTGACCGATGAGGAACTAATGACCATCGACGCTTTTGATATTACCGCGGCGCTCGCGGGGTTGGCGCAGACGACATCGGGGTGA
- the eccB gene encoding type VII secretion protein EccB, whose translation MRRFRVVTKHQVSGWRFLLRRIEHALVRRDTSMRDDPGRGRSTALTIGVALACVIIAGAAVLAFFKPAKTVGNSRIVADKETGALYVRVGERLHPALNLTSARLIIGAADKPVQVSRAELEKYPRGPWVGIPGAPGSMVDTDNRESTWTVCDSTQTGAAAPVNPETGLPSSTRSALRTTVIGGPLTLDSGAARELDVGEARLLRDGTTNWLVYRDGARGVVRGEINLADTAVLLALGIDATAPVLAASKGLIGAIPEVPPIRVPQVDGAGETVTLTTGYTVPVGSVLAVHDAERPSGHYLVSKTGVVQISSVLAAMIRNSDAHGTVTSRNVGPDLIAANLRPGGWPGTAAYPTRPIELVNPSSSGVTCYRWSRSGSDQTAATTLLVGRRLPLTQEEQVRVVNLVTAPASRGKTADSAYLPRTTGRLVQVTGTDTASPLRESLYWIADNGVRYGIEITDRGAEQTLRALGLRAPVAAPWSVVSLFAPGPSLSEGAARIQHDGIAPNTTGVGLGGPA comes from the coding sequence ATGCGGCGCTTCCGGGTGGTGACCAAACACCAGGTATCGGGCTGGCGTTTCCTGCTGCGCCGAATCGAGCATGCACTGGTGCGCCGCGATACCTCGATGCGCGACGACCCCGGTCGAGGCCGTTCCACCGCGCTGACCATCGGCGTCGCGCTCGCCTGCGTAATTATCGCGGGCGCGGCCGTGCTTGCCTTCTTCAAACCGGCCAAGACTGTCGGGAATTCGCGGATCGTGGCGGACAAGGAGACCGGCGCGCTGTACGTGCGGGTCGGCGAACGACTGCATCCCGCATTGAATCTCACCTCGGCCCGGCTCATCATCGGCGCAGCCGACAAGCCGGTGCAGGTGTCGCGCGCCGAGCTGGAAAAGTACCCGCGCGGACCGTGGGTCGGTATTCCGGGAGCGCCGGGCAGCATGGTCGACACCGACAACCGGGAGTCGACCTGGACAGTGTGCGACAGCACGCAGACCGGGGCGGCCGCGCCGGTGAACCCGGAGACCGGATTGCCGAGCTCCACGCGTTCCGCATTGCGCACCACCGTGATCGGTGGTCCGCTCACCCTCGACAGCGGCGCGGCGCGCGAGCTGGACGTGGGCGAGGCCAGGTTGCTCCGCGACGGCACGACGAACTGGCTTGTGTACCGCGACGGCGCGCGTGGAGTCGTCCGCGGGGAGATCAATCTCGCCGACACGGCGGTGCTGCTCGCCCTCGGTATCGACGCCACCGCACCGGTGCTCGCTGCATCGAAGGGACTGATCGGCGCGATCCCGGAGGTGCCGCCGATCCGGGTGCCGCAGGTCGACGGCGCAGGGGAGACCGTCACTCTGACCACCGGGTACACCGTGCCGGTGGGCTCGGTGCTTGCGGTGCATGACGCGGAGCGGCCATCGGGACACTACCTGGTGTCGAAAACCGGAGTGGTGCAGATCAGTTCCGTGCTTGCAGCGATGATTCGTAACTCGGACGCACATGGCACGGTGACCAGCAGGAACGTCGGACCGGATCTGATCGCGGCCAATCTGCGTCCCGGTGGGTGGCCAGGCACGGCGGCGTATCCCACCCGGCCGATCGAGCTCGTCAATCCGTCGAGCAGTGGAGTGACCTGCTATCGGTGGTCGCGGTCGGGCAGCGACCAGACGGCGGCCACCACACTGTTGGTCGGCAGGCGGCTGCCGTTGACGCAGGAGGAACAAGTCCGTGTGGTGAATTTGGTGACCGCGCCTGCCTCGCGGGGCAAGACGGCCGACTCGGCCTACTTGCCCCGAACGACCGGACGTTTGGTACAGGTGACCGGGACGGATACGGCGTCGCCGTTGCGTGAGTCGCTCTACTGGATCGCCGACAATGGTGTTCGGTACGGCATCGAGATCACCGATCGCGGAGCCGAACAGACGTTGCGGGCCTTGGGGTTGCGCGCGCCGGTGGCCGCGCCGTGGAGTGTCGTGTCGCTGTTCGCCCCGGGACCCAGCTTGTCGGAGGGGGCGGCGCGTATCCAGCACGACGGCATCGCGCCGAACACGACCGGCGTCGGCCTCGGCGGTCCGGCATGA
- the eccCa gene encoding type VII secretion protein EccCa, protein MTTTRRFVRPARMVSGPKAPAVTELRLEPPTELPRPVPMSKFRMILPVVMVAAMVGMVMLMLRSGMAASPMMMLFPVMMLVSMVGMMGGGMAGVGSGGGGSAGVNEERKDYLRSVADNRKTVHDAENELHTYLRYTHPGPAEVGRLIGGKRMWEVQAASPQFLRVRVGRGRIANQVRVIVPEAAPTSELDPVGVVELTRFAKAYSTVGGMPVAINLLSAPQVGFDGDRTAVLGLLRAMIAEVAVLHGPDQVAVAAVLADPDAPEWSWLKWMPHTQHPIDVDAIGSSRMVYTSVAELRTKVLARLNRGPFSANSEPAQDRKHFLLIVDVGGPASDRDISGIDGCTWLRLGAVEQTLPRALKFTVTADRKLDEVTSRGVRRVGIADSMSLPAMTALARNISPYRLSTVVEAVAAEQVGGTSWQEMLGIADPGAIRIERQWPRRRDTDRSRLSIPFGHDPAGSVVYLDIKESAEEGMGPHGMCIGATGSGKSEFLRTLVLSAVVTHSPDTLNLLLVDFKGGATFLGFDRLSHVTAVVTNMEEEADLVTRMEDVINGEIARRQRILRDAGNFANVADYERAREQGADLRPLPTLFIILDEFAELLEQYPDFAKLFVAIGRVGRSLRIHLLLSSQKVPAHRMGELEAHLSYRIALRTNQTSDSRDAIGTADAYHLPKKPGSGYLRVGSGDLQRFNVAYVGEPYKAPAQLVAASSSRARRQGGGYRPPRWFSAAHIAETRPPVLDAHPEPDVADSAEGEMISVMEVVLQQLAGHGSPAHRMWLPPLGIPPTLDALVPAVRPGSLQIPVALIDRPRLQRQDVWSIDLSGAGGHVAVVGGPQSGKSTALQTLIMSAALTHTPEQVQFYCIDFSGSALASLRNVPHVGSVATVRDGDRIRRTIALITKLIADRQALFTELGIDTMRKFRRLRDACDRKLTTRDGHGDVFLVIDGWDIGFATTGPYFDEYLSVMEAIAVQGLNYGVHLVIGSSRWAMIRPAIKDMLQTRIELRLGDLSDTVFTSHRTLVSAVPPNRPGRCISADLLHMMAGLPRADGVSDPQSSAEGLAALVDQLNQQFPDHKVPDVKLLPAQIELADIRAGLPAPTNLAERLVVPFGIRESDLGPAAVDFNVSTHLIVLGSTGCGKSTVLAALLDSIHTQFDVEQARVLLVDYRRRHLDAVPDDMLIGYLTSERELADALPAFVAKMRTRRPPQGVTVRQLRERSWWTGPEIFVVIDDYHMVAQRGQLNPLEPLKDVIVDARDTGLHIIAARNIAQADSAMYDNVIGQMKNLNSSGLIMDGSKLDGILVGDVKAAPQPAGRGIFVEPLHGRKDLVQTAWMPPRV, encoded by the coding sequence ATGACCACCACCCGTCGGTTCGTGCGGCCCGCTCGGATGGTGAGTGGTCCGAAAGCGCCTGCGGTGACGGAGCTGCGGCTGGAGCCGCCGACCGAATTGCCCCGGCCGGTGCCGATGTCCAAATTCCGGATGATTCTGCCAGTTGTCATGGTTGCGGCCATGGTCGGCATGGTCATGCTGATGCTGCGCAGCGGCATGGCCGCGTCGCCCATGATGATGCTGTTCCCGGTGATGATGTTGGTGTCGATGGTCGGCATGATGGGCGGCGGCATGGCCGGGGTGGGCAGCGGTGGCGGGGGTTCCGCGGGCGTCAACGAGGAACGCAAGGACTATTTGCGCAGCGTTGCCGACAACCGGAAGACCGTGCACGACGCCGAGAACGAATTGCACACTTATCTGCGCTACACCCACCCGGGCCCGGCCGAGGTAGGGCGTTTGATCGGTGGCAAGCGGATGTGGGAGGTGCAGGCGGCCAGCCCGCAATTCCTGCGGGTTCGAGTGGGGCGCGGGCGGATCGCCAACCAGGTGCGAGTCATCGTGCCCGAGGCCGCACCGACCTCCGAACTCGATCCGGTAGGCGTGGTCGAGCTGACCCGTTTCGCCAAGGCGTATTCCACGGTAGGCGGCATGCCGGTGGCGATCAATCTGCTGTCGGCGCCGCAGGTGGGATTCGACGGTGATCGCACCGCGGTGCTTGGTCTGTTGCGGGCGATGATCGCGGAAGTCGCGGTGCTGCACGGACCGGACCAGGTCGCGGTAGCCGCGGTGCTGGCTGATCCGGACGCTCCGGAATGGTCCTGGCTGAAGTGGATGCCGCACACGCAGCATCCCATCGACGTCGACGCGATTGGGTCCAGCCGAATGGTGTACACCAGCGTCGCCGAATTGCGCACAAAGGTGCTCGCCCGGCTCAATCGAGGGCCATTCTCGGCGAATTCCGAACCGGCGCAGGACCGTAAGCACTTTCTGCTGATCGTCGATGTCGGCGGTCCGGCCAGCGACCGTGACATTTCCGGTATTGACGGCTGCACCTGGCTGCGGCTCGGCGCCGTGGAGCAGACCCTGCCCCGCGCGCTGAAATTCACGGTAACCGCGGACCGTAAGCTGGACGAGGTAACCTCGCGGGGCGTCAGACGGGTCGGGATCGCCGACTCGATGTCACTTCCTGCGATGACCGCACTGGCGCGCAACATTTCGCCCTATCGGCTGTCGACGGTGGTCGAGGCGGTCGCTGCGGAACAGGTCGGCGGCACCTCGTGGCAGGAGATGCTCGGGATCGCCGATCCGGGTGCGATTCGAATCGAACGGCAATGGCCGCGGCGGCGCGACACCGACAGATCGCGGCTGAGCATCCCGTTCGGGCACGACCCGGCTGGGTCAGTGGTCTACCTCGACATCAAGGAATCGGCCGAGGAGGGCATGGGCCCCCATGGCATGTGCATCGGGGCGACCGGGTCCGGAAAGTCAGAGTTCCTTCGCACGCTGGTGCTTTCGGCGGTGGTTACGCATTCTCCGGACACGCTCAACTTGCTACTGGTCGACTTCAAAGGCGGCGCGACCTTTCTCGGGTTCGACCGGCTCTCGCACGTCACCGCGGTCGTCACCAACATGGAAGAAGAGGCCGACCTCGTCACCCGCATGGAGGATGTGATCAACGGCGAGATCGCGCGGCGCCAGCGGATCCTGCGGGACGCGGGAAATTTCGCGAACGTGGCCGATTACGAGCGCGCCCGTGAGCAAGGCGCGGATCTCCGGCCGCTCCCAACTTTGTTCATCATCCTCGACGAGTTCGCTGAGCTGCTGGAGCAGTATCCGGATTTCGCGAAGCTGTTCGTCGCAATCGGCCGGGTCGGCCGCTCGTTGCGCATCCACCTGTTGCTCTCCTCGCAGAAGGTGCCCGCGCATCGGATGGGGGAGCTGGAGGCGCATCTGTCGTATCGAATCGCGTTGCGTACCAACCAGACCAGCGACTCCCGTGATGCGATCGGCACTGCCGATGCCTACCATCTGCCCAAGAAGCCGGGGTCTGGATACCTGCGGGTCGGTTCCGGTGATCTGCAGCGGTTCAACGTCGCGTATGTGGGCGAGCCGTACAAGGCCCCGGCGCAGCTGGTGGCGGCATCCAGTAGCCGGGCGCGCAGGCAGGGTGGGGGATATCGGCCGCCGCGGTGGTTCTCCGCCGCGCACATCGCCGAGACCCGACCGCCAGTACTCGACGCGCACCCGGAGCCCGACGTGGCCGACAGTGCCGAGGGCGAGATGATCAGTGTGATGGAGGTCGTGCTGCAACAGCTTGCCGGTCACGGGTCTCCAGCGCACCGGATGTGGTTGCCTCCGTTGGGCATTCCGCCAACGTTGGATGCGCTGGTGCCCGCGGTGCGGCCGGGGTCGCTACAAATACCGGTCGCTCTGATCGATAGGCCGCGGCTACAGCGCCAGGATGTGTGGTCGATCGATCTCTCCGGTGCAGGTGGACACGTCGCCGTCGTCGGCGGACCTCAGTCCGGGAAATCGACCGCGCTGCAGACGCTGATCATGTCGGCGGCGCTCACCCACACTCCCGAGCAAGTCCAGTTCTACTGTATCGACTTCTCCGGCAGCGCCCTCGCCTCCCTGCGGAACGTCCCGCACGTCGGTTCGGTGGCCACGGTGCGCGACGGTGACCGAATCCGCCGTACCATCGCATTGATCACCAAACTGATCGCCGATCGGCAGGCGCTGTTCACCGAACTAGGCATCGATACGATGCGGAAGTTCCGCCGTTTACGCGATGCCTGTGATCGAAAGTTGACAACCCGTGACGGGCACGGCGACGTGTTCCTGGTCATCGATGGCTGGGATATCGGATTCGCCACCACCGGGCCGTACTTCGACGAGTACCTGTCGGTCATGGAGGCGATCGCCGTCCAAGGGCTGAACTACGGTGTGCACCTGGTGATCGGGAGCTCCCGCTGGGCGATGATCCGGCCGGCGATCAAGGACATGCTGCAGACCCGCATCGAGCTGCGGCTCGGCGATCTCAGCGACACTGTCTTCACCAGTCACCGCACGCTGGTCAGTGCGGTACCGCCCAACCGGCCCGGGCGTTGTATCTCCGCCGATTTGCTGCACATGATGGCCGGGTTGCCGCGAGCCGACGGTGTGAGCGACCCGCAGTCGTCGGCGGAGGGTCTCGCTGCCCTTGTCGATCAACTCAACCAGCAGTTCCCCGATCACAAGGTCCCGGATGTGAAACTGTTGCCCGCTCAGATCGAGTTGGCCGACATTCGCGCTGGTCTGCCCGCACCGACGAATCTGGCCGAGCGCTTGGTGGTTCCGTTCGGGATCCGTGAATCCGATCTCGGTCCCGCTGCCGTCGATTTCAACGTCTCGACGCATCTGATCGTGCTCGGGTCCACGGGGTGCGGAAAGTCGACAGTACTCGCCGCGTTGCTGGACTCGATCCACACCCAGTTCGACGTCGAGCAGGCCAGGGTGTTGTTGGTCGATTACCGCCGCAGACATCTGGACGCCGTGCCGGACGACATGCTGATCGGATATCTGACCAGCGAGCGCGAGCTTGCCGATGCGCTGCCGGCGTTCGTCGCCAAGATGCGCACCAGGCGCCCACCACAGGGGGTGACAGTTCGGCAGCTACGTGAGCGCTCGTGGTGGACTGGTCCGGAGATCTTCGTGGTCATCGACGACTATCACATGGTGGCGCAGCGTGGTCAGCTGAATCCGCTGGAGCCGCTCAAGGATGTCATCGTCGACGCTCGCGACACCGGACTCCATATCATCGCAGCCCGCAATATCGCCCAGGCCGATTCGGCTATGTACGACAACGTGATCGGCCAGATGAAGAACCTGAACTCGTCGGGTCTGATCATGGACGGGTCCAAACTCGACGGCATACTGGTCGGCGATGTCAAGGCCGCACCGCAACCCGCGGGTCGGGGCATCTTCGTTGAGCCGCTGCACGGTCGCAAGGATCTTGTCCAGACTGCGTGGATGCCGCCACGGGTGTGA
- a CDS encoding PE domain-containing protein — protein sequence MFLEARPEQFPITSAQLSMEQAALMGAIVGAAGPMVPVPAALDEVSQMAAAAFADCAAHFSQATNDAYVKGVCGAEVLGPVGAGYGAADASGSALVSANPVMVLG from the coding sequence ATGTTTCTCGAAGCTCGTCCTGAGCAATTTCCAATTACCAGCGCGCAGCTCTCCATGGAGCAAGCTGCCTTGATGGGCGCCATTGTCGGAGCGGCCGGGCCGATGGTCCCGGTTCCGGCTGCGTTGGACGAAGTCAGCCAGATGGCCGCGGCGGCTTTCGCCGATTGTGCCGCTCACTTTTCGCAAGCCACGAATGATGCTTATGTGAAAGGCGTGTGCGGGGCGGAGGTGCTCGGTCCGGTCGGTGCTGGATACGGTGCCGCTGACGCTTCCGGTAGTGCGCTGGTCTCTGCGAATCCCGTGATGGTTCTCGGTTAG
- a CDS encoding PPE family protein, with the protein MFWFWALPPEVNSMRLFTGPGPMPMLGAAAAYKSVADGLTAAAIGAQSHVQELMATWRGPTAAKAQQAYLKHSTWLFQQAALYNVMAAKGTAQASAVSAAQATMPPLPLILANRMASAALVATNTMGQNTAPIAANEAVYMSMWAAAAGSMYGYLGQTLGNITAMPSPTVAPSITIGAPTAMEPSMLLKEFSPVEGGGVPNDAAPVDPGVSTGNPADASGSTPDPAAVTPDLVQEELPITESVLPQDPYDDLAGSAGTGAEPLGFFGTSPTSPTLAGLQGGMGSMVAIGMTNGGLGALSGASTGYRLPSNWPAGSGTAFGPAPGAAAAAPVAQSVPPRSATASGARIRHRRDENGDSTTLFDPNRATDVPALEKSVVVGVIEYVDDEQPH; encoded by the coding sequence GTGTTCTGGTTCTGGGCACTACCGCCGGAAGTCAATTCGATGCGATTGTTCACCGGCCCGGGTCCGATGCCGATGTTGGGGGCCGCTGCGGCATATAAGAGCGTAGCCGACGGATTGACAGCGGCTGCGATCGGTGCGCAAAGCCACGTACAGGAATTGATGGCGACGTGGCGTGGGCCGACAGCCGCCAAAGCGCAGCAGGCATACCTGAAGCATTCGACATGGCTGTTCCAGCAGGCCGCGTTGTACAACGTGATGGCCGCGAAAGGCACCGCGCAGGCCAGCGCGGTTTCTGCGGCGCAGGCAACGATGCCTCCGCTGCCGTTGATCCTGGCCAACCGGATGGCCAGCGCCGCATTGGTCGCCACCAACACGATGGGGCAGAACACGGCGCCTATTGCAGCAAACGAGGCCGTGTACATGAGTATGTGGGCGGCTGCGGCCGGCTCCATGTACGGGTACCTGGGACAGACATTGGGCAATATCACCGCGATGCCGAGCCCGACCGTCGCGCCGTCCATCACTATTGGCGCTCCAACAGCTATGGAGCCGTCGATGCTGCTGAAGGAATTCAGTCCGGTCGAAGGCGGCGGCGTACCGAACGATGCTGCGCCCGTTGACCCGGGAGTAAGCACAGGAAACCCGGCTGACGCGAGCGGTTCGACACCCGACCCTGCGGCGGTGACGCCCGATCTGGTTCAGGAGGAACTGCCTATCACCGAGTCGGTTTTACCGCAGGATCCTTACGACGATCTGGCTGGTTCCGCCGGAACTGGCGCAGAGCCTCTGGGATTCTTCGGGACTTCGCCGACCTCGCCGACGCTCGCCGGCCTCCAGGGCGGCATGGGCAGCATGGTGGCGATCGGCATGACCAACGGGGGTCTCGGTGCGCTATCGGGAGCGTCGACTGGATACCGGCTGCCGTCGAACTGGCCTGCTGGATCCGGCACGGCGTTCGGCCCGGCACCCGGTGCCGCGGCAGCCGCGCCTGTGGCACAGAGTGTCCCGCCACGTAGCGCGACCGCATCCGGTGCTCGCATACGTCACCGCCGCGACGAAAACGGTGACAGCACCACGCTATTCGATCCGAATAGAGCTACGGATGTTCCGGCGCTCGAGAAATCGGTTGTGGTCGGCGTCATCGAGTACGTCGACGACGAGCAGCCCCACTAG